A genomic stretch from Chitinophaga agri includes:
- a CDS encoding PepSY-associated TM helix domain-containing protein has protein sequence MNFSRKPTVKKKQSRSLFYRISAWLHLWLGLITGIVMIIVCVTGCIWVFHDEITRLLEPETVIAHQDRPVITPSRVQEIAAQQFPKLKPGYVTYQQGNAIYLSLGEGRKGNTILRLNPYTGEVISVKAHKPGETDFFRFILNGHRFLWMPADIGRPIVNYSTLIFVIILISGIVLWWPQKWTKKAREQSFRIKWDASFKRVNYDLHNVLGFYAMLVLLAIALTGMVYGIKWYSNGLYWATSGGQTLPAFKRPQSDSTQLGKLYTPQQAMDLAWGKVLSKHPDAEGFYYTFADTSKPKAAIGITIYPTAGKFYNNRSYSFDQHTLKQLAGNKVYDISFAEAGFGAKLRKANYDIHVGSILGLPGKILAFFGALIGATLPVTGFLVWWGKKKKSKKGVVAKKALVAAVPQAV, from the coding sequence ATGAATTTTTCCAGGAAGCCAACGGTTAAAAAAAAGCAGTCCCGCAGTTTGTTCTATCGCATTTCAGCCTGGTTACATCTATGGCTGGGTCTGATCACAGGTATCGTGATGATCATCGTATGTGTGACTGGCTGCATCTGGGTATTCCATGATGAGATCACCCGTTTGCTGGAACCTGAAACTGTTATTGCGCATCAGGATAGACCTGTGATCACTCCTTCCCGTGTGCAGGAGATCGCCGCGCAACAATTTCCTAAACTAAAACCTGGTTATGTTACCTATCAACAGGGTAATGCCATCTACCTGAGCCTTGGCGAAGGCAGAAAAGGAAATACTATCCTGCGACTTAATCCCTATACTGGTGAAGTGATCAGTGTAAAAGCACATAAACCAGGTGAAACCGACTTCTTCCGCTTTATCCTGAATGGTCACCGCTTCCTGTGGATGCCCGCAGATATCGGCCGTCCTATCGTTAACTATAGCACCCTGATCTTTGTGATTATCCTCATCAGTGGGATAGTACTGTGGTGGCCACAGAAGTGGACGAAGAAGGCCCGTGAACAAAGCTTCAGGATCAAATGGGACGCCTCATTCAAAAGGGTGAACTATGACCTGCACAACGTGCTGGGTTTTTATGCCATGCTGGTATTACTGGCCATCGCGCTGACCGGTATGGTCTATGGTATCAAATGGTATAGCAACGGGTTATACTGGGCTACTTCCGGCGGACAAACACTGCCGGCGTTTAAAAGACCACAGTCCGATTCTACCCAGCTGGGTAAACTGTATACGCCCCAGCAGGCTATGGACCTGGCGTGGGGTAAAGTACTCAGCAAGCACCCGGATGCAGAGGGATTCTACTATACATTTGCAGATACCTCCAAACCCAAAGCTGCCATAGGGATCACTATTTATCCTACAGCCGGTAAGTTTTATAACAACAGAAGCTACTCATTCGATCAGCATACATTAAAACAACTGGCCGGTAATAAAGTCTATGATATCAGCTTTGCAGAAGCCGGATTCGGCGCAAAACTGCGTAAAGCCAATTATGATATTCATGTGGGTTCCATCCTGGGATTGCCCGGTAAGATCCTCGCTTTCTTCGGAGCCCTGATCGGCGCCACCCTTCCAGTAACGGGTTTCCTGGTATGGTGGGGTAAAAAGAAGAAAAGCAAAAAGGGCGTTGTCGCTAAAAAAGCACTGGTAGCAGCCGTGCCTCAGGCAGTTTAA
- a CDS encoding GreA/GreB family elongation factor, which produces MKSGNKKNPVILCEEDYNLLKQFAGTKTDDVSEMSLAYELNRAKIVDNNALPAGTIRLNSLVSIKEAGSGKVTDFRIVMPIDADIKQKKISILAPLGAAMIGFRKGDEVEWKMPAGVKRFTVLNVQA; this is translated from the coding sequence ATGAAATCAGGAAATAAAAAGAACCCTGTAATTCTTTGTGAAGAAGATTACAACCTCCTGAAGCAGTTTGCAGGCACCAAAACAGATGATGTAAGTGAAATGTCACTGGCATATGAACTTAACCGCGCAAAGATTGTGGATAATAATGCGCTTCCAGCGGGTACGATCCGTCTTAACTCTCTTGTGAGTATTAAGGAAGCAGGATCAGGCAAAGTAACCGACTTCAGGATCGTAATGCCTATTGATGCAGATATTAAACAAAAGAAGATCTCTATACTTGCGCCACTGGGGGCTGCCATGATCGGTTTCCGAAAAGGCGATGAAGTGGAATGGAAGATGCCCGCCGGCGTTAAACGCTTTACTGTATTAAATGTACAGGCATAA
- a CDS encoding type II toxin-antitoxin system death-on-curing family toxin, with translation MNQFSQRNDMNVSESAQLQCILSDYSYALDVLDKYDHQLLEIESATEENLFVITYAAAMQAIHGLKDRFGGSALFGNEKDDSFQGSLAAICQTFSGDYLYPSVEEKAAHLLYFVIKNHSFSDGNKRIAAFLFVWFLDKNGILYGKDGRKRIADNALVAFTLMIAESKPEEKEMMVKVIVNLINHHNQ, from the coding sequence ATGAATCAGTTTAGCCAACGTAATGATATGAATGTCAGCGAGTCCGCACAGTTGCAGTGTATATTGAGTGATTATTCCTATGCCCTGGATGTGCTTGACAAGTATGATCACCAGTTACTGGAGATCGAAAGCGCCACTGAAGAGAACCTGTTCGTGATCACCTATGCAGCTGCTATGCAGGCTATACACGGACTAAAGGACCGCTTTGGCGGAAGTGCCCTGTTCGGTAATGAGAAGGACGATTCTTTTCAGGGGTCACTGGCCGCGATCTGCCAGACTTTCAGCGGTGATTACCTGTACCCGAGTGTGGAGGAGAAGGCGGCGCATCTGTTGTATTTTGTGATCAAGAACCATTCTTTTTCAGATGGGAATAAACGGATCGCGGCCTTCCTGTTTGTATGGTTCCTGGATAAGAATGGTATCCTGTATGGGAAGGATGGAAGAAAGCGTATTGCGGATAATGCACTGGTGGCATTTACGCTGATGATTGCGGAGTCGAAACCAGAGGAAAAAGAGATGATGGTAAAAGTAATTGTCAATCTTATTAATCATCACAACCAATAA
- the surE gene encoding 5'/3'-nucleotidase SurE, producing MKGTAQEKIILVTNDDGVTAPGIRALIEAVRPLGKVVVVAPDSPQSGKGHAITIGVPLRLDQVDIFDGIEAWQCSGTPVDCVKLARDKILHRLPDICVSGINHGANHSINVIYSGTMSAAMEAAIEGVPSVGFSYLDYSFEADFSLCQEVAHTVAKKMLETELPQGTLFNVNIPVVKKEDYKGIKICRQADAKWVEAFDERRDPRGKKYYWLTGEFINRDSGEDTDVYALANNYASLVPVQFDLTDYNMKKQLENDWNI from the coding sequence GTGAAGGGTACAGCGCAGGAAAAGATCATACTGGTAACAAATGATGATGGTGTAACAGCTCCTGGTATCAGGGCGCTGATCGAAGCAGTAAGACCGTTGGGTAAGGTGGTGGTCGTAGCACCCGATAGTCCGCAATCAGGAAAAGGGCATGCCATTACGATAGGCGTTCCTTTACGCCTGGACCAGGTGGATATTTTTGATGGGATAGAAGCCTGGCAATGTTCCGGTACGCCGGTAGATTGTGTAAAGCTGGCCCGTGACAAGATCCTGCACCGCCTGCCGGATATTTGCGTAAGCGGTATCAATCATGGTGCGAACCACTCCATTAATGTGATCTACTCCGGCACTATGTCGGCTGCTATGGAAGCGGCTATTGAAGGGGTACCATCAGTAGGGTTCTCTTACCTGGACTATAGCTTTGAGGCGGACTTCTCCCTTTGTCAGGAAGTGGCACATACAGTAGCGAAAAAAATGCTGGAAACCGAGCTGCCACAAGGCACCCTGTTCAATGTGAATATCCCTGTTGTTAAGAAAGAAGATTATAAAGGCATAAAAATTTGTCGTCAGGCAGATGCGAAATGGGTGGAAGCATTTGATGAGCGCCGTGATCCGCGTGGCAAGAAATATTACTGGCTTACCGGAGAGTTCATCAATCGTGATAGTGGAGAAGATACCGACGTGTACGCGCTGGCGAATAATTACGCTTCCCTGGTACCTGTGCAGTTCGATCTGACTGATTACAACATGAAAAAACAGTTGGAAAACGACTGGAATATCTGA
- a CDS encoding 3-hydroxyacyl-CoA dehydrogenase/enoyl-CoA hydratase family protein: protein MKRHINKVAVLGSGVMGSRIAAHFAGVGVQVLLLDIAPKELTDSEKAKGLSLDSKAVKNRIVNDALQSALKANPSPVYNKDVVKLIRTGNFTDDMKDIASYDWIIEVVVENLDIKKSIFTEVEKYRKPGTLITSNTSGIPIHLMAEGRSDDFKKHFCGTHFFNPPRYLRLLEIIPTPHTDPEIVDFLMNYGDLYLGKTTVLCKDTPAFIANRVGVYSIMAIFHIMQEMELNIDEIDALTGPAIGRPKSATFRTADVVGIDTLVKVAKGVAENCPQDEAKGIFVIPPFLEKVVENKWLGDKTGQGFYKKTKGEGGKEILTLNLETMEYGPRQKSKFASVEAAKQVEDLKQRLRALFGATDKAGQFYQQFHAHLFSYISHRIPEIADDIYKVDDAMKAGFGWEIGPFESWDVIGVENGIRTIGDKGLTVAPWVKEMLEKGVKSFYKVEGGKKYYYDVKTHVYKLLPGADTFVILENLSGNVVWKNSACSLYDIGDGVVAIDWKTKMNTIGGEVLEGINKAIDRAEKDFRGLVVANEGANFSAGANVGMIFMFAAEQEYDELDMAVRMFQKTTMRLRYSSIPVIVAPHALTLGGGCEMCLHADKVQAAAESYIGLVELGVGLIPGGGGTKEMALRASDEFKEGRIEEEPLKDRFMSIAMAKVSTSAQEAFDLGILKKGHDEITLNQSRLIADAKRSVLQLADEGYTRPVERKDVKVLGRTALGMLLTGIHSMRFANYISEHDAKIAGKLAYVMSGGDLSEASLVSEQYLLDLEREAFLSLAGERKTLERLQAVIKTGKPIRN, encoded by the coding sequence ATGAAAAGACACATCAATAAGGTGGCCGTTTTAGGTTCAGGAGTTATGGGTTCAAGAATTGCAGCCCATTTCGCAGGCGTCGGAGTTCAGGTATTGTTGCTGGATATTGCCCCTAAAGAGTTAACTGATTCAGAAAAAGCTAAAGGTCTGTCGCTTGACAGCAAAGCGGTGAAGAACCGCATCGTAAATGATGCCTTGCAGTCCGCCCTGAAGGCCAACCCATCCCCTGTGTACAATAAGGACGTGGTAAAACTGATCCGTACGGGCAACTTTACGGATGACATGAAGGACATTGCCAGCTATGACTGGATCATCGAAGTAGTGGTGGAAAACCTGGACATCAAGAAGTCCATCTTCACCGAAGTGGAAAAGTATCGCAAACCCGGTACGCTCATCACTTCCAATACTTCCGGTATTCCCATTCACCTGATGGCAGAAGGCCGTAGTGATGACTTCAAAAAGCATTTCTGCGGAACCCACTTCTTCAATCCTCCCCGCTATCTGCGGTTACTCGAAATCATTCCTACACCACATACCGACCCGGAAATTGTGGATTTCCTGATGAACTACGGAGATCTTTACCTGGGTAAAACAACCGTACTCTGTAAAGATACCCCGGCGTTTATCGCCAACAGGGTAGGTGTGTATTCCATCATGGCTATTTTCCACATCATGCAGGAAATGGAGCTGAATATTGATGAGATAGATGCACTGACCGGACCGGCGATCGGCCGGCCTAAATCCGCCACTTTCCGTACAGCCGATGTAGTGGGTATTGATACATTGGTGAAAGTGGCAAAAGGTGTGGCAGAGAATTGCCCGCAGGATGAAGCAAAAGGTATCTTCGTGATCCCGCCATTCCTGGAAAAAGTGGTAGAAAATAAATGGCTGGGCGATAAGACCGGTCAGGGTTTTTATAAAAAGACAAAAGGTGAGGGTGGTAAAGAGATCCTTACCCTGAACCTGGAAACAATGGAATATGGTCCCCGCCAGAAATCCAAATTTGCCAGTGTAGAAGCGGCGAAACAGGTGGAAGACCTTAAACAGCGGCTGCGTGCTTTATTTGGTGCGACAGACAAAGCCGGTCAGTTCTACCAGCAGTTCCATGCACATCTGTTCTCGTACATCTCACACCGTATCCCTGAAATTGCAGATGACATCTACAAAGTGGACGATGCGATGAAAGCCGGCTTCGGATGGGAGATTGGACCTTTCGAATCATGGGACGTCATCGGTGTGGAAAACGGTATCAGAACGATCGGAGACAAAGGATTGACCGTGGCGCCATGGGTAAAGGAAATGCTGGAAAAAGGTGTAAAGAGCTTCTATAAGGTCGAAGGTGGAAAGAAGTATTACTATGATGTGAAAACACATGTATATAAACTGCTGCCAGGTGCGGATACATTCGTGATCCTGGAAAATCTCTCGGGCAATGTAGTATGGAAGAACAGTGCATGTAGTCTGTATGATATAGGCGACGGCGTTGTAGCCATCGACTGGAAAACCAAAATGAATACTATCGGAGGTGAAGTACTGGAAGGGATCAATAAAGCCATTGACAGGGCAGAAAAAGATTTCCGCGGACTGGTTGTTGCCAATGAAGGCGCAAACTTCTCAGCGGGTGCCAACGTCGGCATGATCTTCATGTTTGCGGCAGAGCAGGAGTATGACGAACTGGATATGGCGGTACGTATGTTCCAGAAAACAACGATGCGCTTACGCTATTCTTCTATTCCGGTAATAGTAGCACCACATGCGCTCACACTCGGCGGTGGTTGCGAAATGTGCCTGCATGCTGATAAGGTACAGGCAGCAGCCGAGTCTTATATCGGACTCGTAGAACTCGGTGTAGGCCTGATCCCCGGTGGTGGTGGTACCAAAGAAATGGCATTGCGCGCAAGCGATGAATTTAAAGAGGGTCGTATCGAGGAGGAACCATTGAAAGATCGCTTCATGTCTATTGCCATGGCCAAAGTAAGTACCTCTGCACAGGAAGCATTTGACCTCGGCATCCTGAAAAAAGGACACGATGAGATCACGCTCAACCAGAGCCGCCTGATCGCTGACGCCAAGCGCAGCGTATTACAGCTGGCAGATGAAGGATATACCCGTCCGGTGGAAAGAAAAGACGTGAAGGTATTGGGACGTACGGCCCTGGGTATGTTACTCACCGGTATTCATAGTATGCGCTTCGCTAATTATATATCAGAACATGATGCAAAGATTGCCGGTAAACTGGCATATGTGATGAGTGGCGGAGACCTGTCAGAAGCATCACTGGTAAGTGAGCAGTACCTGCTGGACCTGGAAAGGGAGGCATTCCTCAGCCTCGCTGGTGAACGTAAGACCCTGGAAAGATTGCAGGCTGTTATCAAAACCGGTAAACCAATTAGAAATTAA
- the metG gene encoding methionine--tRNA ligase — MGKFNRYLITAALPYANGPVHIGHLAGCYIPADIYVRYLRAKKADVKFIGGTDEHGVPITIKAMKENVTPQDIVDKYHKIIYDSFTDMGISFDIFSRTTKQIHHETAADFFKTMYDKGLFEERESEQFFDETTNVFLADRYIVGTCPKCGNPNAYGDQCEKCGSSLSPDELISPRSTLSNAVPVKKKTKHWYMPLQNYEPFLKEWILEGHKEWKNNVYGQCKSWLDSGLQSRAMTRDSSWGIKVPLPDAEGKVLYVWFDAPIGYISATKELTENWADYWCKEDTKLVHFIGKDNIVFHCIIFPAMLKAHGGFVLPENVPANEFLNIEGEKVSTSRNWAVWVHDYVKDFPGQEDVLRYVLTSTAPETKDNDFTWKDFQQRNNSELVDIFSNFIHRTMILMHKLCGGKVPAFHQELKDDKDNALLTNLQASKQRIEDSLENFRFREALAEVIDVARQGNKYLQEKEPWILARNAEENQKLIDNCLHLCLQLTANLAVLINPFLPFTAKKICHVLKLVDRVLDWENAGSLKLVSVGYSLRPPEYLFTKIDDAKIEEQIKKLHAGLIKPVTPAEAPVKEQKPEIQFDDFGKIDLRVGTILEAEKVPKADKLLKLLVDIGTEKRTVVSGIAEHFKPEEVIGKQVTLVANLAPRKMRGIESQGMILMAENAAGKLVFVNPDANVDAGSEVR, encoded by the coding sequence ATGGGAAAATTTAACAGATATCTAATAACAGCGGCATTGCCTTACGCTAACGGACCGGTCCACATCGGTCACCTGGCTGGCTGTTATATTCCCGCCGACATATACGTACGCTACCTGCGCGCTAAGAAGGCGGATGTAAAGTTCATAGGAGGAACTGACGAACACGGAGTACCTATCACCATCAAGGCGATGAAGGAAAACGTGACTCCGCAGGATATTGTGGATAAATATCATAAGATCATCTATGACAGCTTTACAGACATGGGTATCTCTTTCGATATTTTCTCCCGTACCACTAAGCAAATACACCACGAAACAGCAGCTGACTTCTTCAAGACGATGTACGATAAAGGGCTGTTCGAAGAGAGAGAAAGCGAGCAGTTCTTCGACGAGACCACCAATGTCTTCCTGGCCGACCGGTATATTGTAGGTACCTGCCCTAAATGCGGTAACCCGAATGCCTATGGTGACCAGTGTGAGAAATGTGGATCCTCCCTGAGCCCTGATGAGCTGATCAGCCCGCGTTCTACCCTTAGCAATGCCGTGCCTGTCAAGAAAAAGACCAAGCACTGGTACATGCCCTTACAGAACTATGAACCATTCCTGAAGGAATGGATACTGGAAGGTCATAAAGAATGGAAAAACAACGTATACGGACAGTGTAAGAGCTGGCTGGACAGCGGTCTGCAAAGCAGAGCGATGACCCGCGACTCCAGCTGGGGTATTAAAGTGCCACTGCCTGATGCTGAAGGTAAAGTACTCTACGTATGGTTTGATGCGCCGATCGGTTATATCTCTGCTACTAAAGAACTGACCGAGAACTGGGCAGACTACTGGTGTAAAGAAGATACTAAACTGGTGCACTTTATTGGTAAAGACAATATCGTGTTCCACTGTATCATATTCCCGGCGATGCTGAAAGCACATGGTGGATTCGTATTGCCTGAGAATGTTCCGGCAAATGAGTTCCTTAACATCGAAGGTGAAAAAGTATCTACTTCCCGTAACTGGGCCGTGTGGGTACACGACTATGTGAAGGATTTCCCTGGTCAGGAGGATGTATTGCGTTATGTATTGACCAGCACCGCACCTGAGACGAAGGATAACGATTTCACCTGGAAGGATTTTCAGCAGCGTAACAACAGTGAGCTAGTAGATATCTTTAGCAACTTTATTCATCGTACAATGATATTAATGCATAAGCTTTGCGGTGGTAAAGTACCTGCATTCCATCAGGAGCTGAAAGACGATAAGGATAATGCATTGCTCACTAATCTGCAGGCTTCTAAGCAGCGGATAGAAGATTCTCTTGAGAATTTCCGTTTCCGTGAAGCACTGGCTGAAGTAATAGATGTAGCCCGTCAGGGTAACAAATATCTGCAGGAGAAAGAGCCATGGATCCTGGCTAGGAACGCAGAAGAAAACCAGAAACTGATTGATAACTGTCTGCATCTGTGTTTACAGCTAACCGCTAATCTGGCTGTACTGATCAATCCATTCCTGCCGTTTACGGCTAAGAAGATCTGCCATGTGCTGAAACTGGTAGATAGAGTGCTGGACTGGGAGAACGCAGGTAGTCTGAAACTGGTAAGCGTAGGCTACTCCCTGCGTCCGCCTGAATACCTGTTCACTAAGATCGATGATGCGAAGATTGAAGAACAGATCAAAAAACTGCATGCAGGTCTGATCAAACCGGTGACGCCCGCCGAAGCACCGGTGAAAGAACAGAAACCTGAAATACAGTTTGATGATTTCGGAAAAATAGACCTGCGCGTAGGTACCATCCTGGAAGCAGAGAAAGTACCGAAAGCCGATAAACTGCTGAAATTACTCGTAGATATCGGTACCGAAAAACGTACAGTTGTATCCGGTATCGCTGAGCATTTTAAACCAGAAGAAGTAATTGGCAAACAGGTAACGCTGGTGGCTAACCTGGCGCCGAGAAAAATGCGCGGTATCGAAAGCCAGGGAATGATCCTGATGGCGGAAAATGCTGCCGGTAAACTTGTATTCGTTAACCCGGATGCTAACGTTGATGCTGGTAGCGAAGTGAGATAA
- a CDS encoding ABC transporter ATP-binding protein, which translates to MSTILSLNNISKRYGAVQALGGVSFDIPAGSVFGILGPNGSGKTTLLGIVTDVLKADTGSFTLMGDPPSAVQRRKIGTLLETPNFYHYLSAYKNLQIAASIKQQSEDDIPRVLELAGLTARQHSAFKTYSLGMKQRLAIAAAMLGNPDVLILDEPANGLDPVGIAEVRNLIKQLAQSGKTIIMASHLLDEVEKVCTHVAILRRGVLLGSGPVNAVLSRDNFIEIGSADNQALAQLIRQHPAFMDVQPGQDGILQVTFRDTIDPAGLNSWCAQQGVWLHHLQMSRKSLETAFLELTNN; encoded by the coding sequence ATGTCAACCATTTTATCCCTTAATAACATCTCAAAGAGGTACGGTGCAGTACAGGCACTTGGCGGTGTCTCGTTTGACATTCCGGCCGGTAGCGTGTTCGGCATTCTCGGCCCCAACGGCAGTGGGAAAACCACATTATTAGGTATTGTAACAGATGTCCTGAAAGCAGATACCGGTTCTTTCACCCTGATGGGCGACCCCCCTTCAGCCGTGCAACGCAGAAAAATAGGTACCCTGTTAGAAACGCCTAACTTCTATCATTACCTTTCTGCTTACAAGAACCTGCAGATCGCTGCCAGTATCAAACAACAAAGTGAAGACGATATTCCCAGAGTGCTGGAACTGGCAGGACTGACTGCCAGACAGCACTCTGCTTTTAAGACCTACTCCCTGGGTATGAAGCAGCGACTGGCCATTGCAGCAGCAATGCTGGGCAATCCGGACGTACTTATACTGGACGAACCTGCTAATGGTCTGGACCCTGTCGGCATTGCCGAAGTGAGGAACCTGATCAAACAGCTGGCCCAGTCAGGCAAGACCATTATCATGGCCAGCCATCTGCTGGATGAAGTGGAAAAAGTATGTACACATGTGGCCATTCTGCGTAGGGGAGTGTTACTGGGTTCCGGTCCGGTGAATGCGGTGCTGTCAAGAGACAACTTTATAGAGATTGGCAGTGCCGATAATCAGGCGCTGGCACAACTCATCCGGCAGCACCCTGCCTTTATGGACGTTCAGCCTGGTCAGGACGGGATCTTACAGGTCACTTTCCGTGACACGATCGATCCGGCAGGACTGAACAGCTGGTGCGCACAACAGGGCGTCTGGCTGCATCATCTGCAGATGAGCAGAAAGAGCCTGGAAACGGCATTCCTGGAATTAACCAATAACTAA
- a CDS encoding ABC transporter permease: protein MLQIIKIEWLKVKNYRTFWVFIALGIVAILAPNFIVHDIFVNRVPEEAQKLFGQSIYDFPLAWQTVASVGSYTSGIFSLLLITLVCNEFNYRTHRQNIIDGWERKDFVLSKLFWVLTLSTVALLTSLIAVIIFGGLGKAPFSIDGCRYLGYYFLQMLVSTSMALLISVLVKRTGLAIILFIGYIMFLEQILVAVVKRFFGDVGGLFPLQAGDELLPFPMIEKLVKFSGPYDSAIYLTALIVYIALFIGLVFRRMLRTDL from the coding sequence ATGCTGCAAATCATTAAAATAGAATGGCTTAAGGTCAAGAATTACCGTACTTTCTGGGTGTTTATCGCGCTTGGGATCGTCGCCATTCTCGCACCTAATTTTATAGTCCACGACATCTTTGTAAACCGTGTGCCGGAAGAGGCGCAGAAATTGTTCGGGCAGTCTATCTATGATTTCCCCCTGGCATGGCAAACGGTCGCAAGTGTTGGCTCTTACACATCCGGTATTTTCAGTCTGCTGCTGATCACACTGGTCTGCAATGAATTTAACTACCGTACCCACCGTCAGAATATCATTGATGGCTGGGAAAGAAAAGACTTCGTATTATCCAAACTTTTCTGGGTGCTGACACTGTCAACAGTGGCGTTGTTGACATCCCTGATTGCGGTGATTATTTTCGGCGGATTAGGCAAAGCACCATTCAGTATAGATGGCTGCCGGTATCTGGGGTACTATTTCCTGCAAATGCTGGTTTCTACGAGTATGGCATTGCTGATAAGCGTGCTGGTGAAACGTACGGGACTGGCCATTATCCTTTTCATTGGGTATATCATGTTCCTGGAGCAGATCCTGGTGGCAGTCGTCAAGCGCTTTTTCGGTGATGTGGGCGGCTTGTTCCCCCTCCAGGCTGGCGATGAGTTGCTGCCCTTCCCGATGATCGAGAAACTTGTCAAGTTCTCCGGTCCTTACGATAGTGCTATTTACCTGACAGCACTGATCGTCTATATCGCCCTGTTCATAGGACTGGTATTCCGGCGGATGCTCCGGACGGACCTGTAA
- a CDS encoding S66 peptidase family protein: MKIPPYLKKGDLIGITCSSSKMDQQAAEYAAGVISSWGFQVHLGITVGTSFHNFSAPDELRLEELQDMLDDPDIKAIIFGRGGYGMVCILDDLDFKKFRKHPKWICGYSDITALHTHIQHQYGIPTIHSMMCSGIKPETVDNEYVDSLRQALKGTSYRYTTAAHDLNRTGKVTGKLIGGNLSLLANLSGTESQPDTKGKILVLEDIGEYRYNVDRMMYNLKRAGWLEELAGLVVGSFTEGKETETPFGQTEYEIIRNMVQDYDYPVCFGFPVGHTHENYALKLGLPHELHVTARQAKLFQRDI, from the coding sequence ATGAAAATTCCGCCATACCTCAAAAAGGGTGATCTCATAGGCATCACCTGCAGTAGTAGTAAAATGGACCAGCAGGCAGCAGAATATGCGGCTGGCGTGATCAGTTCCTGGGGGTTCCAGGTACATCTGGGCATTACGGTAGGCACCAGTTTTCATAACTTTTCCGCTCCGGACGAACTGCGGCTGGAAGAGCTGCAGGACATGCTGGACGATCCAGATATCAAAGCTATCATTTTTGGACGCGGTGGTTATGGCATGGTGTGTATACTGGACGACCTGGATTTTAAGAAGTTCCGCAAACATCCGAAGTGGATCTGCGGATACAGCGACATTACGGCGCTTCACACCCATATTCAGCACCAGTATGGCATTCCTACCATTCATTCCATGATGTGTAGTGGCATAAAGCCGGAAACCGTTGATAATGAGTATGTGGACAGTCTGCGACAGGCCCTGAAGGGTACCTCCTACCGTTACACCACAGCGGCGCATGACCTTAACCGTACCGGGAAAGTAACAGGAAAACTGATCGGTGGGAACCTTTCCCTACTGGCGAACCTGTCAGGAACGGAATCTCAGCCGGATACAAAAGGAAAGATCCTGGTGCTGGAAGACATCGGGGAGTACCGGTATAATGTAGACAGAATGATGTATAACCTGAAAAGGGCCGGATGGCTGGAAGAACTGGCAGGGCTGGTTGTAGGCTCCTTTACGGAGGGTAAGGAGACGGAGACGCCTTTTGGCCAGACCGAGTACGAGATTATCCGGAACATGGTCCAGGATTATGACTACCCGGTCTGCTTTGGTTTCCCGGTAGGACATACCCATGAGAACTATGCCCTGAAACTGGGTTTGCCACATGAATTACATGTAACAGCCAGACAGGCCAAATTATTTCAGCGCGATATCTAG